The Panacibacter microcysteis DNA window GCTGCGCGCCGCCCTTATTGTTTACCATTTTTCGTCATCTGGTATATCTGAAGCAGGTTTTGAAAATTGCTGTCTTGAGGCGGCTTTCTGTTGCTGCCTTTCAATAATTGCTGCAGCAATCAATACACCCGCATCCTCAGTAGTATGCTGCGCCAGCATAGTTTTCAACTTCTGTTCACTTACATCCAGCCGGTATAAGATAGAGATCAGCTTATCAAAATCCTTATTCACCAGTTCATTGATCAGGGCCGCAAGCTGTGTGCTGAAAACTTCCGCATCTGCCAGCGAAAGTTCTTTGCCCGTAAGCTTCATAATCTCTTCTTTCCAAAGCTCGTTTGTCATATACAGTCCTTTAGATGTATCTAACCCGCCTCTTTACCTGCAAATAAATATTACCCTGCTTTTGGCATGTTGCGTACGAGGTTTTTCAGTAATACCATCTGCCCGAGATGGTAATGTGAATGTTCCGCTATGCCATGCAATGTTTTATAATACGTTTGCAAACCACGCTGTGTAAGTTCCTGCAACCTTTCTTCCGGGAAATCTTCTACCATAGCAGCCAGTCTTGCAGTAGAGTCGAAAGCCTTTTGCTGCAACTGTTTCCATTGCCTTTCGTTCTCAATGGGTGGTACATTCATGCCGTTGTGCTCATCAATCACCGGGTTTATGCCATTCAGCCTGCTCATAATTACCCCGTTGTAAAAATCCAGGTGGAAAAGAAGTGCCGCAATCGTATTTACCGACGCTGCCGTAATGGTCGTAGCTTCTTCCCAGGTTACATCACTCAGTGTTTGTTTAATGTCAACTTCTGTCCAGTTATTGCCTTCAAATACTTCGCTGATATGTCGGGCAATGCATGTGGTAATGTTCATATGCTGCGTTTAAGAATATTTCTCAATCACACCCAAGCCAAACAAAGCAAAATCATATTTTACCGGGTCGGCGGGGTCAAGTGTTCTAAGGTAATCTGTAAGCTCCAGCGCGGCAGACCAGTCTGTTTGTTTGCGGTGCAGTAATCCAAACCTTTTTGCAACCCTCGCCACATGTAAGTCTACGGGGCAAATGAGTTGTGACGGCTGAATGTTTTTCCAGAGGCCAAAATCCACCCCGTTAAGATCGGTTCTTACCATCCACCGCAAAAACATATTCAATCGCTTGCAATTCGATTTTTTTTCCGGTGTGGCAATATGTTTTTTTGTTCTGGGTGGCACATCCTGCAACGAAAAGAAATAATGGTGAAAACCGAT harbors:
- a CDS encoding DinB family protein; this encodes MNITTCIARHISEVFEGNNWTEVDIKQTLSDVTWEEATTITAASVNTIAALLFHLDFYNGVIMSRLNGINPVIDEHNGMNVPPIENERQWKQLQQKAFDSTARLAAMVEDFPEERLQELTQRGLQTYYKTLHGIAEHSHYHLGQMVLLKNLVRNMPKAG